In Fragaria vesca subsp. vesca unplaced genomic scaffold, FraVesHawaii_1.0 scf0510856, whole genome shotgun sequence, the genomic stretch TTTCCCATTTTTATAGGAACTTCTGTACCCGAAACAATGGTATCTCCAATTATAGCCCCTCTGGGATGTAAAATATATCTTTTCTCACCATCCCCATAGTGTATGAGACAAATGTATGCATTTCGATTAGGGTCGTATTCTATAGTTACGATTCTACCATATATGTCTTTTTCATTCCGTCGAAAATCGATTTTACGGTATAGACGCTTATGACCTCCCCCTCTATGCCCTGCGGTAATGATTCCTCTGGCATTACGACCTTTACTACAACGATGCTGTCCATA encodes the following:
- the LOC101301548 gene encoding 50S ribosomal protein L2, chloroplastic-like; the protein is MAIHLYKTSTPSTRNGAVDSQVKSNPRNNLIYGQHRCSKGRNARGIITAGHRGGGHKRLYRKIDFRRNEKDIYGRIVTIEYDPNRNAYICLIHYGDGEKRYILHPRGAIIGDTIVSGTEVPIKMGNALPL